One region of Desulfovibrio aminophilus DSM 12254 genomic DNA includes:
- a CDS encoding type II secretion system protein, with the protein MSGSRGFTLLELIITVVLVGLLAAMFVPVMGTQLTRSADPVGRGVGEAQALSDLEAVLREYVLYLNTDTNPAGVLAHMASTYAGNSSVSLSWIKFDAATRNETSGTSSDNDGLKVTAKAPGGFSYSMLLTNERNATSYDPVNY; encoded by the coding sequence ATGAGCGGATCACGCGGCTTCACCCTCCTGGAGTTGATCATCACGGTGGTTCTGGTGGGGCTCCTGGCGGCCATGTTCGTACCGGTCATGGGCACCCAGCTGACGCGCAGCGCCGACCCCGTGGGGCGCGGCGTGGGCGAGGCCCAGGCCCTTTCCGACCTGGAGGCCGTGCTGCGGGAGTACGTGCTCTACCTGAACACGGATACGAATCCGGCCGGAGTGTTGGCGCACATGGCCTCGACCTACGCGGGCAACAGCAGCGTGAGCCTGTCCTGGATCAAATTCGACGCGGCGACGCGCAATGAAACCAGCGGAACCTCCTCGGACAACGACGGGCTCAAGGTCACGGCGAAGGCGCCGGGCGGCTTCAGCTATTCCATGCTCCTGACCAACGAACGGAACGCCACCAGCTATGACCCGGTCAACTACTGA
- a CDS encoding pilus assembly FimT family protein, protein MSRPPQPRSGFTMLELIVVVIVLGLLAAVAAGVGGFMDVTVNSQAGVLRDQIRYTQIRAMRSGGVFGLKSSAGTLWLFSGTNPDSSSARLPLPGETSVNVTLADKGVGLNAFTLFFDAAGRPYSAYSSASSNTPVSGASPLTIQVTRAGGTESLSLSITPETGFVP, encoded by the coding sequence ATGAGCCGACCTCCGCAGCCCCGATCCGGCTTCACCATGCTCGAACTCATCGTCGTGGTGATCGTCCTCGGCCTGCTGGCCGCGGTCGCGGCCGGAGTCGGCGGGTTCATGGACGTGACCGTGAACAGCCAGGCCGGGGTGCTGCGGGACCAGATCCGCTACACCCAAATCCGGGCCATGCGCAGCGGCGGAGTCTTCGGCCTGAAGAGCTCCGCCGGAACCCTGTGGCTTTTTTCGGGCACGAACCCGGACAGCTCATCGGCCCGCCTGCCCCTGCCCGGCGAGACCTCGGTGAACGTGACCCTGGCGGACAAGGGGGTGGGGCTGAACGCCTTCACGCTCTTCTTCGACGCCGCGGGCAGGCCCTACAGCGCCTATTCCAGCGCTTCCAGCAACACTCCGGTGAGCGGCGCCTCGCCCTTGACCATACAGGTGACCCGCGCGGGCGGAACCGAGAGCCTGTCCCTGTCGATCACGCCGGAGACGGGATTCGTGCCATGA
- a CDS encoding PEP/pyruvate-binding domain-containing protein — protein MTLRDWLPFLGGKKKALGDAAALRAEFSSRYHHFKLFLNANNSVHELMTDIEEGLRGTRPFGMHFVRAVCTRLSTAVFQLVKHLDALAPGKYAELYARFDETQKQINPSVFPDKARAGGPLILRLREVGREHVDLVGPKMAHLGEIKNRLGVTIPRGFVITAEAYRRFMAENDLQVEIDRRIQAAEVVATEDIFNLSSSVQQLIVAAPLPAEVEEAILTAFDILRDSEQVPDLHVAMRSSALAEDLVDASFAGQYRSKLNVSAEELISAYKLIVASKYSLQAIAYRLQRGIREEDVAMCVGCMSMVDAVAGGVTYSRNPLNAHDEAVQVHAAWGLPKAVVDGSTEVDLYLVSRAAPHRLVRREIAEKHTRYACLHEGTCRMEVTTLDSSRPCLTDVEAVEVARVALAIEEFYGLPQDVEWALAPDGTVEILQCRPLTTSEEDALGAEEVVPEDARFGTVLLKGGVEASPGVAAGPVYVVRKDADVLAFPRGAVLVVAHALPRWAALLTRAAALVAEQGSLAGHLATVAREFGKPALVGLKDAASALEPGRMVTVDAGGHTVFDGRVGELLARARAPKNLMLGSPVYSALEEAARHILPLTLLDPGSPDFRARNCRTFHDITRYSHEKAVWEMFRFGTEHDFPQAAAKQLVCGVRKQFWVVNLDDGFAGEVLEPFVRVDQITSIPMLELWKGMNAVPWEGPPPVHARGFLSVMFEATANPELEPATQAEFAAKNYFMISKHYVSLQSRFGFHFCTVEALVSERASENYIAFQFKGGAANMERRVLRAKFVADMLAEFDFGIRLREDSLTARLEDREQTFMEQRLRVLGYLVIHTRQLDMAMTDAAAIAERRERMLKDIRELL, from the coding sequence ATGACGCTACGCGACTGGTTGCCCTTTCTGGGCGGGAAAAAGAAGGCCCTGGGGGACGCGGCCGCCCTGCGGGCTGAATTCTCCAGCCGCTACCATCACTTCAAACTTTTCCTCAACGCCAACAACTCGGTCCACGAGCTGATGACCGACATCGAGGAGGGCCTGCGCGGTACCCGGCCCTTTGGGATGCATTTCGTGCGCGCCGTGTGCACGCGCCTGTCCACGGCGGTCTTCCAGCTGGTCAAGCACCTGGACGCGTTGGCCCCGGGCAAGTACGCCGAACTCTACGCCCGCTTTGACGAGACCCAGAAACAAATCAATCCCAGCGTGTTCCCGGACAAGGCCAGGGCCGGCGGGCCGCTCATCCTGCGGCTGCGCGAGGTGGGCCGTGAGCACGTGGACCTGGTGGGGCCCAAGATGGCCCACCTGGGCGAGATCAAGAACCGTTTGGGTGTGACCATCCCCCGGGGCTTCGTGATCACGGCCGAGGCCTATCGTCGGTTCATGGCCGAGAACGATCTCCAGGTGGAGATCGACCGCCGCATCCAGGCCGCCGAGGTGGTGGCCACCGAGGACATCTTCAACCTGAGCTCCTCCGTCCAGCAGCTCATCGTGGCCGCGCCGCTGCCCGCCGAGGTGGAGGAGGCCATCCTGACGGCCTTCGACATCCTCCGCGACAGCGAACAGGTCCCGGACCTGCACGTGGCCATGCGCAGCAGCGCCCTGGCCGAGGATCTCGTGGACGCCTCCTTCGCCGGGCAGTACCGCTCCAAGCTGAACGTCAGCGCGGAGGAACTCATTTCGGCCTACAAGCTCATCGTGGCCTCAAAATACAGCCTCCAGGCCATCGCCTACCGCCTGCAGCGGGGCATCCGCGAGGAGGACGTGGCCATGTGCGTGGGCTGCATGTCCATGGTGGACGCGGTGGCCGGGGGCGTGACCTATTCGCGCAACCCGCTCAACGCCCACGACGAGGCCGTGCAGGTCCACGCGGCCTGGGGTCTGCCCAAGGCCGTGGTGGACGGCTCCACCGAGGTGGACCTCTACCTCGTTTCGCGCGCGGCCCCGCATCGGCTCGTGCGCCGCGAGATCGCGGAAAAGCATACCCGCTACGCCTGTCTGCATGAGGGCACCTGCCGCATGGAGGTCACCACCCTGGATTCCTCCCGGCCCTGCCTCACCGACGTGGAGGCAGTGGAGGTGGCCCGCGTGGCCCTGGCCATTGAGGAATTCTACGGCCTGCCCCAGGACGTGGAATGGGCCCTGGCCCCGGACGGCACGGTGGAGATCCTCCAATGCCGCCCGTTGACCACCTCCGAGGAAGACGCCCTGGGAGCCGAGGAGGTGGTGCCTGAGGACGCCCGTTTCGGCACGGTGTTGCTCAAGGGCGGGGTCGAAGCCAGCCCCGGTGTGGCCGCCGGGCCGGTCTACGTGGTGCGCAAGGACGCCGACGTACTGGCCTTCCCGCGCGGAGCCGTGCTCGTGGTGGCCCACGCCCTGCCGCGCTGGGCCGCGCTGCTCACCCGGGCCGCGGCCCTGGTGGCGGAGCAGGGCAGCTTGGCCGGGCACCTGGCCACCGTGGCCCGCGAGTTCGGCAAGCCCGCCCTGGTGGGGCTCAAGGACGCGGCCTCGGCGCTGGAGCCGGGCCGGATGGTCACGGTGGACGCCGGAGGACACACGGTTTTCGACGGCCGGGTGGGGGAGCTTCTGGCCCGGGCGCGCGCACCCAAGAACCTCATGCTCGGAAGCCCGGTGTACTCGGCCCTGGAGGAAGCCGCGCGGCACATCCTGCCGCTGACCCTCCTGGACCCCGGATCGCCGGATTTCCGGGCCCGCAACTGCCGGACCTTCCACGACATCACCCGCTACAGCCACGAAAAGGCGGTCTGGGAGATGTTCCGCTTCGGCACGGAGCACGATTTTCCCCAGGCCGCGGCCAAGCAGCTCGTCTGCGGCGTGCGCAAGCAGTTCTGGGTGGTCAACCTGGACGACGGCTTCGCCGGGGAGGTGCTGGAGCCCTTCGTGCGCGTGGACCAGATCACCTCCATCCCCATGCTGGAGCTGTGGAAGGGGATGAACGCGGTGCCCTGGGAGGGACCGCCGCCCGTGCATGCCCGGGGCTTTCTCTCGGTGATGTTCGAGGCCACGGCCAACCCCGAGTTGGAACCAGCCACCCAGGCCGAGTTCGCGGCCAAGAACTATTTCATGATTTCGAAGCACTACGTGAGCCTGCAATCGCGCTTCGGGTTTCATTTCTGCACCGTGGAGGCCTTGGTCAGCGAGCGGGCCTCGGAGAACTACATCGCCTTCCAGTTCAAGGGCGGCGCGGCCAACATGGAGCGCCGCGTCCTGCGCGCCAAGTTCGTGGCCGACATGCTCGCGGAGTTCGATTTCGGCATCCGTCTGCGTGAGGACAGCCTCACGGCCCGCCTGGAGGACCGCGAACAGACCTTCATGGAGCAGCGTCTGCGGGTGCTCGGCTACCTCGTCATCCACACCCGCCAACTGGACATGGCCATGACCGACGCGGCGGCCATCGCCGAACGCCGGGAGCGCATGCTCAAGGACATCCGCGAACTGCTTTGA
- a CDS encoding response regulator produces the protein MSLRVLLVDDEAEFLETLCKRLARREVEAFTASSGEAALAFLTADEVDVVVLDVKMPGMDGIETLKRIKELRPEQEVIMLTGHASMEAAIQGMQLGAFDYIMKPTDISQLLYKIEDARKKHGLKAGTARRDGGGGR, from the coding sequence ATGAGTCTGCGTGTGCTGCTGGTGGACGACGAGGCCGAGTTTTTGGAGACGCTCTGCAAGCGTCTGGCCCGCCGCGAGGTGGAGGCCTTCACCGCCTCGAGCGGCGAGGCGGCCCTGGCGTTCCTGACGGCCGATGAAGTGGACGTGGTGGTCCTGGACGTGAAGATGCCCGGCATGGACGGCATCGAGACCCTCAAGCGGATCAAGGAGTTGCGGCCGGAGCAGGAGGTCATCATGCTCACCGGCCACGCCAGCATGGAGGCGGCCATCCAGGGCATGCAGCTGGGAGCCTTCGATTACATCATGAAGCCCACGGACATCAGCCAGCTGCTTTACAAGATCGAGGACGCCCGCAAGAAGCACGGGCTGAAGGCCGGGACCGCCCGGCGCGACGGAGGCGGCGGCCGCTGA
- a CDS encoding response regulator: MSGAVRVLLVDDEAGFTSVLKKRLERRGYAVSVALSGAEALRALRGQDFDVAVVDLKMRDMDGLEILDVFRKMIPEMPVIMLTGHGSETAAHEGLARGAFDFLLKPCELEDLMEKLNAAVGAGGEGA; encoded by the coding sequence GTGAGCGGAGCCGTTCGGGTGCTGCTGGTGGACGATGAGGCGGGTTTCACCAGCGTGCTCAAGAAACGCCTGGAGCGCCGTGGCTATGCCGTGAGCGTGGCCCTGAGCGGGGCCGAGGCCCTGCGCGCCCTGCGTGGACAGGACTTCGACGTGGCCGTGGTGGATCTCAAGATGCGCGACATGGACGGCCTGGAGATCCTCGACGTGTTCCGCAAGATGATTCCGGAGATGCCGGTGATCATGCTCACGGGCCACGGCTCGGAGACCGCCGCCCATGAAGGGCTGGCCCGGGGGGCCTTCGATTTTCTGCTCAAGCCCTGCGAACTGGAGGATCTCATGGAGAAGCTGAACGCCGCCGTGGGCGCGGGCGGAGAGGGCGCATGA
- a CDS encoding response regulator: MSGNGAEARAAGVRVLLVDDEAAFLETLRKRLARRGLTAEIAMSGEEALDVLARAQEIDVVLLDVKMPGLSGIETLQRIKVAHPLVEVILLTGHATLEGAVDGMRLGAFDYLMKPCEMDDLLAKVFEAKARKTELEGRAAGGGGTP, from the coding sequence GTGAGCGGAAACGGAGCCGAGGCCCGCGCGGCGGGCGTGCGCGTCCTTTTGGTTGACGATGAGGCCGCATTTCTGGAAACCTTGCGCAAACGCTTGGCGCGGCGCGGGCTGACGGCCGAGATCGCCATGAGCGGCGAGGAGGCCCTGGATGTCCTGGCGCGGGCCCAGGAGATCGACGTTGTTCTCCTGGACGTGAAGATGCCCGGCCTGAGCGGCATCGAGACCCTGCAACGGATCAAGGTCGCGCATCCCCTGGTGGAGGTCATCCTGCTCACCGGCCACGCCACCCTGGAGGGTGCGGTGGACGGCATGCGCCTGGGCGCCTTCGATTACCTGATGAAGCCCTGCGAGATGGACGATTTGCTGGCCAAGGTCTTCGAGGCCAAGGCCCGCAAGACCGAGTTGGAGGGCCGGGCCGCCGGAGGGGGAGGGACGCCGTGA
- a CDS encoding sensor histidine kinase, with protein MFDRHYYKSLTRSMVLTVFLVSLTPLALVSAITSYQFHTSYKDRVNAHLRELVLKHKRNIDGFLAEKLAVIRVLADLIPESRFRDPAALQTILKSLQDRHHGAFVDMGLVDAHGVQVAYAGPLRLERARYAETRWFREAMRHELYVSDVFLGLRGSPHFIVAVRVRASGAEWILRATVDFESFNELVESVAVGQTGLAYIVNNQGEFQTRPRREAAVGPAEMRGILARASEGAGRGDFSPESAAAGIRMSQAAVALDVIHGSAGGGDVLLLTAPLKDGAWTLAYQQDEADAYESLYHARNLSLFAILGGGVGILLMAVLVSNRMVNRIVEADRERDMMNEQVIEAGKLASVGELAAGIAHEINNPLAIMLEEAGWVLDLLDDEHLRRHESHAEMVRALKQIRQQGGRCRDITHKLLSFARKIDPTVKPVQVNEIVRDMAALSDQRAHLANVRISVDLAPDLPEIPASPSELQQVLVNLINNAIDAMERGGELKVSTRLEGASVILDVADSGMGIPKANMARIFDPFYTTKPVGKGTGLGLSICYGIVRKMGGEISVDSVLNQGTVFHIRLPLEEARA; from the coding sequence ATGTTCGATCGCCATTATTACAAATCGCTGACCCGGAGCATGGTCCTCACCGTGTTCCTCGTTTCCCTGACGCCCTTGGCCCTGGTCAGCGCCATCACCAGCTACCAGTTTCACACTTCCTACAAGGACCGCGTCAATGCCCACCTGAGGGAACTGGTCCTCAAGCACAAGCGCAACATCGACGGTTTCCTGGCCGAAAAGCTGGCCGTGATCCGCGTCCTGGCCGACCTCATCCCCGAGAGCCGTTTCCGCGATCCCGCCGCGCTCCAGACCATCCTCAAGAGCCTTCAGGACCGTCACCACGGCGCGTTTGTGGACATGGGGCTGGTGGACGCCCATGGGGTCCAGGTGGCCTACGCCGGTCCCCTGCGGCTGGAGCGGGCCCGCTACGCCGAGACCCGCTGGTTCCGCGAGGCCATGCGCCACGAACTCTACGTCAGCGACGTCTTCCTGGGGTTGCGCGGTTCGCCGCATTTCATCGTGGCGGTAAGGGTGCGGGCCTCTGGAGCGGAGTGGATATTACGCGCCACCGTGGACTTCGAGAGTTTCAACGAGTTGGTCGAGAGCGTGGCCGTGGGGCAGACCGGCTTGGCCTACATCGTCAACAACCAAGGCGAGTTCCAGACGCGGCCTCGGCGCGAGGCCGCCGTGGGCCCGGCGGAGATGCGCGGCATCCTGGCCCGCGCCTCCGAAGGAGCCGGGCGTGGCGATTTCTCTCCGGAATCCGCCGCCGCCGGGATCAGGATGTCCCAGGCCGCCGTGGCCCTGGACGTGATCCACGGGTCCGCCGGAGGCGGGGACGTCTTGCTGCTCACCGCGCCGCTCAAGGACGGGGCCTGGACTCTGGCCTATCAGCAGGACGAGGCCGACGCCTACGAGAGCCTGTACCACGCCCGCAATCTTTCGCTCTTCGCCATCCTCGGGGGCGGCGTGGGCATCCTGCTCATGGCCGTGCTCGTGTCCAACCGCATGGTCAACCGGATCGTCGAGGCCGACCGCGAACGGGACATGATGAACGAGCAGGTCATCGAGGCGGGCAAGCTGGCCAGCGTGGGCGAACTGGCCGCGGGCATCGCCCACGAAATCAACAATCCCCTGGCGATCATGCTCGAGGAGGCGGGCTGGGTTCTCGACCTCCTGGACGACGAACATCTCCGCAGGCACGAGAGCCACGCCGAGATGGTTCGGGCCCTGAAGCAGATTCGCCAGCAGGGCGGCCGCTGTCGGGACATCACCCACAAACTCCTGAGCTTCGCCCGCAAGATCGACCCCACGGTCAAGCCCGTGCAGGTCAACGAGATCGTGCGCGACATGGCCGCCCTGTCGGATCAGCGGGCCCATCTGGCCAACGTGCGCATCAGCGTGGACCTGGCCCCGGACCTGCCCGAGATTCCGGCCTCGCCCTCGGAGTTGCAACAGGTTCTGGTGAATCTCATCAACAACGCCATCGACGCCATGGAGCGTGGCGGTGAGCTGAAGGTCAGCACCCGCCTGGAGGGCGCGTCCGTCATCCTGGACGTGGCGGATTCCGGCATGGGCATCCCCAAGGCCAACATGGCCCGCATCTTCGATCCCTTCTACACCACCAAGCCGGTGGGCAAGGGCACGGGGCTCGGGCTGTCCATCTGCTACGGCATCGTCAGGAAGATGGGAGGGGAGATCAGCGTGGACAGCGTGTTGAACCAGGGCACGGTCTTCCATATCCGGCTGCCCCTCGAGGAGGCCCGGGCGTGA